Below is a window of Leptidea sinapis chromosome 4, ilLepSina1.1, whole genome shotgun sequence DNA.
GAGAATTTGCAAATACATATTGGTGGAGGCAAAGGTTTTAGCTCGGATgacattcataaaataaaacttctctatagttttatttcaaaatataaaagaaatcaaGAAATAAGAAGTTCaaagtgtaaaaaaatgtttgaggtaggtaaaaaattcaaaaatgaaaaactgaaattaacAATTGCAAAACCACGACAGAAGCCCAATAGGTATTTAGGCCTACCTGATGAATCGAAGCAGGAAAAAGGTAAGAATGAAAATAGCCTTGAGGAAAATAAAAATCCCAGAGAGTCAAAAGATCAATATGAAAGTAAAGAGGAAAATTCAGAAGAGTGGAATGAAGCTAGCTATGAAGAAGGAGAAAACAATGAATCAGAAGAGGAAATTGTAAATAAGGAAGGAAAGGAAGCACAAAATCATGGacagaaatataaattaaataagccCAAGTATCCCAAACAAAGGAAAAAACGCAGCTCGAATGAAGAAAAAAGGAAAAGACATATTTCGAGTGAACTATTACATGTGTCTGATTTTCATTCTGCTGAATAAACTTTGTTTTGattctatattataaattaaataaacagttagtataatgttttaatttcataCTCTCGTTTTACACATTAGCTATCACATCATAGGCATGTTTGTATGTCACGTTTTACATAACAAGTTTCACATATAACTTCGCAGCACCATTTGAATTGACAATTACAATTTTCAGTCTCTCTAATCGTGCTTTGTGCATAGCCCCTTCTACAACAAAGCTGATCACAGCTGTCTGTTCCCGCTGAGCTTATATTACACTGCCTTCCCTGCGTTCCGAGGGAACCGGTCTTCAAATTTGGCATACAAAAATCAGGTGACTCTTCAGAATATATAATATCCTTTTTACCTGGTCGCTTTATATTTGTACTTTCTGGCATATAGCTATCACCGTCATTGTTTGCTATTACCTGAAAATAAAGAGATTAACATCTTAAGTTACATAAAGTTATTTTCCCACAATGGGATCTGAGTGGTTTCTATTTTTGAGCATCAACGATCTAAACAAATTTTATCTATTAAAGGATTCATTATTATTGTCGCAACAGAGAGATTTCAAAAGCTGTATTTGATGGTACCTGTGTATTTCTGTATATATAGTAGGTCTTTGCAGATACTCTATTTCGTAGCTTTTTCGGACATACATTTCAACATCAATGATTATTACCTTAGCAGCACCTTCGAACTTATCTCTTATACGATCTCCAATTTCTCTAAAACTTGGCATTCTCCACCAGCAGGTTCTTAAAGTACAAGATCCTGACAACCCATGGCATTTGCATTCTACTCTCATATTAGATTTGATTGCctataagataaaatatttgagaaattagaatacaaaatatatatttatttttaaatgcgtATAACACAGGGATATTGGATATTGGACGTATTCCCGTTAGACGGTTatatttgtgataattttaatgcaaagGTGAACCATTTTTGAGTTATATGTTTCTTTAGCTTTTTTCGAAATAAGTCAAAAATGCAagatcaaaaatttattaaaatatataaagggATAAGAATTGGGAACCAGCAGCTTCACTGTAACCGTTACAGAAACCGTAACAAAACACAAAATCGgcatatttttctttatgtatttacaccgattactctgagatttatgatccgatttacgtaattcttcttatgtttgatgcgaaatagatgccattttacatagtttggcccagtagttttcatttaatgaaaattttcgtctatctggatgacataattgttttttgtgtgcggctttattttgagttttcattcaggtagATTATTACTAACTggcactaaaacgtaaaaaataaaagtacttaaaaaaaaactttgacttaaaacctatcaataggtagcacatataaataatagtattttattaatattaaaggcaaaggtttgcataagaggtgtattaaattatatttttagttatttgatacttttcagtttttgaaggcggtttttttaaacgtagtttttttttaaaacattcgCTGTACATTTTGATTACtgtaaatttcaaatttaactaCAATCGTGAGAAAATTATTGGCaattattggcggaattaacactaaggaaaacttaaataatttgtatacaaTCGTGAGTGCACTACTTCATACTGCGCCAAtttctaaaacaaaaacaattcaCGCGTGAAAaggtttagaaaaaaaaactctttgatttttttttttttcttaacctGTCAGTTtacttaaaacataaattttggtGTTGCATTTTTgacttcataattattatatattgatactttataaatattttttgtgacagtaagggacgagacgaacaggacgttcaactgatgttaattgatacgccctgcccattacaacgcagtgccgctcaatattcttgaaaaacccaaaaattcggagcggcactacaattgagctccacatactgagacataagataagtctcatttacccaataacttcactagctacggcgccattcagactgaaacacaataatccttcacggcagaaaaaggcgccgttgtggtacccataatctagccgccatcctgtgcaaagaagcctcttaCTAGTAAATTCCCTTAGTCTACTCTTATTAATCACACCCTTAGGCTTGGGATttacctattctttttatggCCCAGAGAAGCACAAGACAGACATATAagtttagataaaaaataattgcatttttatttgtaactgaACATAAGTTCTGCCATAAGACCAGTCTAGGAAAATTGTTTTTCGTCTTTTGCTAAATGTaggttaaaaaaatactaaccaACCTCCCAGCATTGTGGTTGTGTAGctttattaaagtttttatatcGCTTTTCTTTCTATATCTACTATCCATAAATTCTCTAGATTTCTGAAGACCGAAGCGCACGTTGTCACTGCAGCCGCCCCATTGCCATCGATCTGTTTGCGCAGGCGCAGGTGGCAACGGGACCGGTGATACACGACCGCGACGTGGCTTTGATACTTCCTGAAAATTAAACTCTCTATATGAACAGAACTATTACACGTTACTTCTACTTTGCCCTACGCTTGCGTGCTTGTGATAGTTCATTGATACACTTTTGAAAATTACTCATCCATTTACAGTTTAATAGctaatatttctatattgtaCAAGTCTAATGAGTCAGGCAATATGTGTGAAAATTTCCTTGCCATTTTGTTAAAAACTAAATTGTCAAAGGTGTTTGGAACAAGACTTCAATTAAGAAGAAGAATGATTTCCTTCTTCTTTTTCGAAGAAGAATTattctctttttttattgaagggAGGGAATGCCTTATTTGCCTCCATGGAGTAATGTTTTCACTCCGCATGGGGCTAACCAGAATAGATTTTCCCACTTGACCGCGAAGAGCGCTCATTCATCGAAGAGCGGCTTGTATCACCCCCGATCAGCTTGTTTTTTGCTTTGCGTAGATGTGTGAGGTTTCTCTGCACTTTCTTCCTTCACGGAGTGCTCAGAAGAGTTACCAGAAGCAGAGTTTCACCAACGGACATTACCATAAAATGCGAAATTCCATCCACATCACGTTGATGTCTGGTATTCCACAAACGGGTGTATCACTAGACGTATGAGATGTCATAGTCATCTACCAGCTGCTGAATTCGCGAACCTACACGACATAGAGACCTTCAAGTCTCGAGCATACAACCGTATCAGAGGTTGGCAAAGCATCTCCTTACCTCTGGTATTACTGATGTCCAGGGGCGGCTGTAATCTTTACTTCTACTAACAAAATCTTCCTATTCCTATTCACACTTGTCACTCTAAAAACGAAAATTCATCGtgtaataaataaccttttcaCAAGAACACTCCAGAAGAGATCCTGCCGTGCATGCTCGTGTGATTGAATAGGTGACTCCAGCGGCAGTGATGGCGTTGACAAACCCCGTCTCTCTTGTGTCTAGAACAAAATTCATCATATTAAGCTAAGAAACTATTAAATTCTCGCCAGCCTCATTCTTGACTTCAGTTAAATTGTGACATAAATcagtgaataaatataaatgtttccgTTGAGTCCTATTAAGAGTCGCAGCACAAATTTTTATTggttaaatgaaaaatatcatCATAAAATTTGTCTATTTCCTAGCCGAGACATGCCTGTACATATAGCATAATAATCCTTTTGTGACGTtgcataattttaatattttcgtaGCGATTAcgtgtacaaaataattttcgtTCTATAAGCTAAATTTAGCTACCGAAAGTCTTTATTTTAAGTTCAAAccaattttgtataatattatattagaccAGAAAACCAATCTTTAGAATTTTTTGGCTATGTAACTTTCCAGCTATTGAAATGGTCGAACTGATTTCACGGAGCTTTCACTAGCAGATAGCTCCTGTTAGCATAGAAGAGAATCTTAGGTTGcttatattaaagaaaataacatGGCATCTGAAAAAAATCGTATTGAATGAGTGAATTGtgatgttattaaaataaacacaaacaGTCGCGGTTGGcagttgattattttataattacaggTGATTTATCGTTttcagatataatataatatagtaatccatagaaaatgataaattaaaacGTAAATCCCAAAGAGCAAAGTAAAGCAATTGACCTAAAAATCAATATTCACACGCTCATTGTAATAAACAAAGATGACTGTTACGAATCAAGAAGTTCGGTCTGTGTGAGCGTGATACATGGTCAATAAGACTCACCAACATTATTTGAGCaaactataaaaatacgctCTTAATTTATACCGCTTTATCAAGAAGTAATCGATTCGACGATCTTTTTTTTGTGCAAATTTCTCAAAGCCTAGTAGGTAAGGTAAGGTATAAGAGAAGTTTAGCAAAGCTTCTATGATTCAGGTGGGATTACAAAAAAGCGTTGGAAGCGGTGATTTTTTACTGTCAGTTGACtcgaatacataatatattacctCCCTCCAATCTCatcacaaaaaaaatagtacAATTCGTTCCATTTATGCCCCCAATATCAatcaatttgttttttacaaAAACACTGACTGCAGAACAGTCCAACAGAATGTGTAACACTCGAATCTTTTGTGAATACCATACAAAATACCATtttcgttattattttattattcagctGGTCTTTTGAGTCTTTCTAATTTTCTGTTCTATTAAACCATTCAATTATTGAAGCAAACAAAAGAACAAAGTGCTTTTACAACATTTTCAAGTTGCCATGTAAAACAATATCATTCCGACCTATTTGTACATAcaacttataagtgttactacgaaatattgtatatatttattttaagaccTAATTAGATATAACTGTATAATTCAATTTAACGACAAAGATTATTCTGAGCCAGCGACATTGATCGTGTTCGCGACTCGAAATTACCATGACTAATCGCTGTTAAAGATCTTGTTTGCCATGCTCTGAAGCTGTGTATTATGCAGTCTGGCTATAACAATTAATGGTGGTTCGACCATCGTTGTATGAATATTCAGCTGGCATGAATAATTTGAGATATATCCAATAAGCACTGAATATGCGACCGATACTGAATGGGACTGGGTCGATGACTTCATATCTGGACAGAATAGATTGGTTTTAGTCTAGTAATCACTTTTACGATCAACAATTTGTGCTGAAGGTATTTAAAGTAATCATAGATTTTATTAATCGATCGATGATTGATAAATTGAGTTCGTTACTTGAAAGCTAACTGTtccttgttatttattatattcggACTGTTATAAAATCTATAGTAATGGTGCTATTTTAAGCTACAATAAAACATGGCACATAGCGGGCTCTAAGCGTTTACCGTGTTTAGATTGTACGCAGTGCTATAGTTGAGTTCAGATTGGCATCGGTCGCGCCTATCGATTTCATGCTAATTGGACCCTTACTCTGTAGACATTGGAATACACGTCACATTCCACCACCCGTCCAAGAAGATACTGAGAAATTTATTGcacaaacaatttatataattgagGTGCGACAAAAAAGCGAGAGTGCACACCCATCTGTCGCAGAATTTAAACAGTAATTACAACGCTTGCCGCTTTAGTCGGTGATATCGCGTGGGTATTTTTATCTTCGATTAAATTTTGTCTGGCATCGTCAAGGATTCGTCCTCCAATGGAATTATGAAAGGAATTTCAATTTCGAAACCTTTTGCTAGTCGTTTAGATGATGGAAAAAGTGGGGTCGTCGAGGGGGACGAGTGGCATGGGAACAGGCACGTCCCGAGCGAATGCCTGGAACGCTATACTTTTTCTGTCGAGTACGGTCGGTTGTCAATAGGACAGCGCGGCTGCGACACTCGCCCGTCATTATAAATCTGCGGCGGTGAGCTCTGAGCAGGACATTCCTCGCGCACCGGCCGCGTTATGCGTTGCAATTATCTCAAAACTTGGTCTCGACTCACAAATATGTCGTAGAGAACGAGGGACATGACATTCTCATCACC
It encodes the following:
- the LOC126979914 gene encoding protein Wnt-6, whose protein sequence is MRPILIAACLLLLAPITDSWWASGSAVILDPRMVCKKNRRTKGRLAQICRNETGLLKEISRGVSLGATECAHQFRNRRWNCTTQRRSMRNILMRDTRETGFVNAITAAGVTYSITRACTAGSLLECSCEKEVSKPRRGRVSPVPLPPAPAQTDRWQWGGCSDNVRFGLQKSREFMDSRYRKKSDIKTLIKLHNHNAGRLAIKSNMRVECKCHGLSGSCTLRTCWWRMPSFREIGDRIRDKFEGAAKVIANNDGDSYMPESTNIKRPGKKDIIYSEESPDFCMPNLKTGSLGTQGRQCNISSAGTDSCDQLCCRRGYAQSTIRETENCNCQFKWCCEVICETCYVKRDIQTCL